Part of the Candidatus Chlorohelix allophototropha genome, TATGGAGCACCATACTGTGGTTGTGCCTGTGTCCAATCTTAACCAAGTTACTTTGCGTACTCTCTCCTATGCCAAAGCCTTATCAGATGAAGTTGTGGCGGTTTTTGTAAGCGATAGCAGCGAAGCAATAGATAAATTGCGCGAAAAATGGGACGAATCAGGTGTGGAAATCCCACTTGTAGGGGTAGAAACGCCTTACCGCAATATCATAGGCTCGCTATTGACTTACATAGATGATTTGCATCGGCAAGACCCAGATGAAACAATTACAGTAGTTATTCCGGAATTTGTAACTGCCAAGTGGTGGCAACGATTGCTACACAATCAGACCGCGTTTCGTCTGAGAGCTTCTCTACACAGTATGCGAGGAGTGGTAATCACTTCTGTTCCCTATCACTTGGAGAGATAGCAATGCGTGTGGTTGATATTATCATCAAGAAGCGTGACGGATTCGCTCTTACTACGGAAGAAATTAATTTCTTCATCGAGGGGTATAGCAAGGGCGAAATCCCGGATTATCAAGCGGCAGCATTTGCAATGGCGGTTTTTTTTCGTGGAATGAGTGTGGAAGAAACCACTATGCTTACGCTTGCCATGGCTTCTAGTGGTAAACAACTGGATTTAAGCCACATTGCTCCGGTGGTTGCTGACAAACATAGTACCGGTGGGGTGGGTGACAAAACCACAATGGTAGTTACTCCTCTGGTAGCAGCTACCGGATTGCCTATTGCCAAAATGAGCGGGCGTGGTTTGGGTTATTTTGGCGGTACGGTGGATAAATTGGAAACTATTCCCGGTTTCCGTGCCGCTTTATCCGATACCGAATTTCTCGAAGCATTTGCTAAGGTAGGCTTAGTAGTAAGCGGGCAAAGTAGCGAACTTGCGCCTGCCGATGGCAAATTATATGCCCTACGCGATGTAACTGGCACAGTTGAAAGCATCCCTTTAATTGCCGCAAGCGTTATGAGCAAAAAAATTGCCGCAGGCGCAAACTGTATTGTGCTGGATGTAAAGTTCGGCAAAGGTGCGTTTATGAAAACGCTTGAGGATGCCACCTTTCTGGCAGAAACTATGGTGGAAATAGGGCGGGGCGCAGGGCGTAAAGTACGTGCCGTGTTGAGTAGTATGGAACAACCGTTGGGGTGGGCGGTTGGCAATACACTGGAAGTACGAGAAGCAATTGAAACCCTTCAGAGAAAGGGACCACCTGACCTTTTAGAATTGGCTTTTATACTTGGTAGCCAATTAATTGTAATGAGCGGACGTGCGGAAAATGAGTTAGAGGCACGCGCTCAATTACATCAAGCGCTGGATTCAGGTGCAGCTTTTGAAAAATACAAGCAATTCGTAGCTAATCAGGGCGGTGATACGAAATATTTGGACAATCCTGAACTTTTACCTACCGCTCCCTTTAAGGGGGAAGTTTTATCGCTACAATCCGGTTATATTTCCGCTATAGATGCCGAAATGGTAGGCATTACGGCGCATTTGCTAGGAGCAGGGCGTAAAGTAAAAACAGATCCAATAGATCCAGCAGTGGGTTTAATATTGCAGCACAAAGTCGGGGACTTTGTGGAACGGGGAGAACCTTTACTAGAAATTCATGCCCGTACCAGCGAATCACTCAAAAAGGCAACCGTACAAATTCTCAATGCCTTTATTTTCAGCCCATTAAAAGTTACACCTCCCGCTTTTATTGCAAGAATAGTATAATTATTGAGATACTTATAATACTAAGATTAAACTCACTGCCT contains:
- a CDS encoding pyrimidine-nucleoside phosphorylase, translating into MRVVDIIIKKRDGFALTTEEINFFIEGYSKGEIPDYQAAAFAMAVFFRGMSVEETTMLTLAMASSGKQLDLSHIAPVVADKHSTGGVGDKTTMVVTPLVAATGLPIAKMSGRGLGYFGGTVDKLETIPGFRAALSDTEFLEAFAKVGLVVSGQSSELAPADGKLYALRDVTGTVESIPLIAASVMSKKIAAGANCIVLDVKFGKGAFMKTLEDATFLAETMVEIGRGAGRKVRAVLSSMEQPLGWAVGNTLEVREAIETLQRKGPPDLLELAFILGSQLIVMSGRAENELEARAQLHQALDSGAAFEKYKQFVANQGGDTKYLDNPELLPTAPFKGEVLSLQSGYISAIDAEMVGITAHLLGAGRKVKTDPIDPAVGLILQHKVGDFVERGEPLLEIHARTSESLKKATVQILNAFIFSPLKVTPPAFIARIV